The segment ATTAATACTATGATTAATAGGATGAATAACACCATTTTCTATAGAACGACCAGGTAAAGATACATCAATTTTTTCTTTCTTAATACATTCATCTAAAATAATTTTATTTAACTCTGTTTTTTTTTTATTAATTTGATTTATTGTTTTTTTTTTAATTTCATTAAAAGTAATAAAGTATTTTTTTTTTTCTTCAAAAGAAAAATTTTTTAAATTTTTTATACAATTAGAAAAAATGCCATTTTTCCCTAAATATTTAATACGTATCTTATCTAATTCATCCAATTTGCATGAACTTTTAATTTCAATTTGTATACTTTTAAATAATTTTTGTAACGTAAACATATTATATACCTTTTTTTATCTTTAGTTTAAATGCATATAATTAAAATATGAAAAAGCTTCCATAAAGGAAGCTTAGTATGTTTTACATTGAAAATATAGAGAAGATGAATTTCCTCATTGTATTCATCGAAAAAATAAAGCATTTTTACAATAAAGCTTCTTTTGCTTTTTTAATTAAAATATTAAATGAAAATCCATCAAACATTGCAATATCAGACAATATTTTTCGATCAATGTTAATAGAAGCCTTCTTTAATCCGTGCATAAAATTACTATAAGACATTTGACTTTGACGAACAGCAGCATTAATGCGTGTAATCCATAATTGACGAAATTGTCTTTTTCTTTGACGTCTATCACGATAAGCATATTGTCCTGCTTTAATTACTGCTTGACATGCAACTCTGTAAATACGAGAACGAGCTCCATAATAACCCTTTGCTTGTTTTAAAACTTTTTTGTGGCGAGCATGAGCGGTGACGCCACGTTTTACACGAGCCATTGATATACTTTCCTATTTATAAAATTTTATTAAAAATAATTTTAAATATATGGTAAAAAAGATTTAACTTTATTTATATCTCCTTTGGAAACTAAAATTTTAGGACGAAGATGACGTTTTTTGTTGTTGTTTTTTTTTTTGTTAAAATATGACGTAAATTTGCTTGTTTACGTTTAAATTTACCAGATGCAGTTTTTTTAAAACGCTTTGCTGCACTTTTTAAAGTTTTAATTTTTGGCATAAAATGTTTCATTTAAATTATAAGAAGAAAAATAAACTATATATTTATTTCTAAACACGTTTAATCAAAATTATTATTTTTTCTTTGGTGCTAAAACCATAATCATTTGACGACCTTCAATTTTAGACGGAAATGATTCAACAATTGCTAATTGAATTAAATCATTTTTTACTCTATTTAGCACATTAATACCTATTTTTTGATGTGCCATTTCACGACCTCTAAATCGCAAAGTAATTTTAACTTTATCACCATCTTCTAAAAAACGAATTAAATTACGTAGTTTAACTTGATAATCTCCCTCATCTGTACTAGGACGAAATTTAACTTCTTTTACTTGAATTACTTTTTGTTTTTTTTTCTGCTCTTTAGAAGATTTGCTTTTTTCATAAAGAAATTTTCCATAATCCATAATACGACAAACTGGAGGTTCTGCATTCGGACTAATTTCTACTAAATCTAAGCCTAGTTCTTCAGCTTTTTCTAGAGCTTCACGTAAATTAACTATCCCAATTTGATCGCCTTCAACACCAGTAAGACGAACTTTAATAGCACGGATCTCATTGTTAATACGATTCGGCCGCGTTAATTGAATTCTTTTTCCGCCTTTAATACTTTATTCCTCCATTTGATAAAAGCTACGAGAAAAAATTTCTTTTTGTAACTTTTTAATAAAAAAATCAACATCTAAACTTCCAAAGTTGTGACCATCTCTCGTTCTAACCGAAATTTTTTTAAATTTAATTTCGTTCTCTCCACAAATTAATATATATGGAACTCGACGTAAAGTATGTTCACGAATTTTAAAACCTATTTTTTCATTTCTTAAATCTGATTCAACTCGAATATCAACATCAGAAAAGCATTGAACTATTTTTTTTACATAACTAACATGACTATCAGTAATACTAAGTACTACTACTTGTATCGGAGATAACCATGTTGGCAATTTTCCTGAAGACTCTTCAATTAATATTCCAATAAAACGTTCTATTGAACCTAATATAGCTCGATGAATTATTATAGGAATTTTCCGATTATTACATTCATCGATATAAAATGAATTTAAACGAATTGGCAGATAAAAATCAAGTTGAATAGTTCCACATTGCCAATTACGATCTAAAGAATCTTGTAAAACAAACTCAATTTTAGGACCATAAAAAGCACCTTCTCCTTCTTGATATTCAAAATGTAAATTATTCTCTATTAATACATCAGATAAATCTTTTTCTGCCTGATCCCAAATATCTTCGTCTCCAATACGTTTTTCTGGTCTAGTGGAAATTTTACTAATATTTTTTTAAAATTAAATGTACCATATAAATCGTATATCATCTTAATACAATTGTTTATTTCATATCGTATTTGTTCTTGAGTACAAAATATATGTGCATCATCTTGAGTGAAATTCCTAATTCTCATTAGACCATGTAAAGATCCTGATGACTCATTACGATGACAACTTCCGAACTCAGCCATACGAATAGGTAAATCTCGATAAGATTTTAATCCATAGTTAAAAATTTGAACATGTCCCGGACAATTCATTGGTTTAATACAATATTCTCGACGTTCTGATAAAGTAGTAAAAATAGCATCTTTATAATTATCCCAATGACCACTTTTTTTCCATATTGATTTATCTATTAATAAAGGTGTTTTAACTTCTTTATATTTATATTCTTTTAGTTTTTCTCGAACGAATTTTTCCAGTTCATTGAAAATAATCCAACCATTGTTATGCCAAAAAATCATACCGGGAGATTCTTCTTGCATATGATATAAATTTAAAAACTTTCCAATCTTTCTATGATCTCTTCTTTTTAACTCATTAATATAGTTTAAATGTTTATCTAATGCTTTTTTAGTTAACCAAGCAGTACCATAAATACGTTGTAACATTTTATTTTTTAAATCACCTTTCCAATAAATACCTCCTATTTTTTGTAATTTAAAATATTTGCAAAATTTTATGTTAAAAACTTGCATACCTATATCAATATCAGCATAGTTTTCATGAAAATATAACGATATTTGATTTGTTTTTTTTTCATATTTTTTTATTAAATAAATTTTATATATTTCTGATTTCTTTTTAAAAATTTTATATGCTTGATCAAAAGAAACATGTTGATTAGATATAAAATACTCTCGCTTTACAAGCGTTTTCATATTATTTTCTAATATAAAAAAATCTTTTTCCGTAATACTATTTTCGCAATCTACATCACAATAAAAACCATTTTTTGTAATATCGCTTTCTCCGATCTTACACGATGGCCACGTTTTTTTAATTGCATAATTTAAAAGCTGTATACAAGAATATCGAATAATATTTAATGCTTCACTATCTTTTTTACTAATAAACGATATGGAAGAATCTTCTGTTATTAAAGTATTCAAATTTGAAAAATTATCATTAACAGAAATAGAAATAAGAGATTTAATTATACTAGGTTTTTTATTTTCTATAATTTCTCTCAACGAGATAGAATGCTTGTATACCTGCTGACTTCCATCACAAAATCTTATCACAGGCATTCTTTTAGATCCTTAATTGAAAAAACATTATTTTTTTATAATTTTAAAAAATTAATTTTTATAAATTGTTTACAAATTTTACTTTTATGTTTAATAAAAGATGCTAGTCAAATTTTTGACTAGCATAAATATCGAGTATCAAAAACGAGTATCTACTGCATCTGCTAATTTCTTAATAATTAGAACACTATCTTTCCAATTTAAACAAGCATCAGTAATTGATTTTCCATATATTAGTGGTTGATTTTCTTTTACTATTTGAAATCCTTCTTCTAAAAAGCTTTCAATCATTACACCAAATATAGTTTTTGAACCTTGAGAAATCTGTTTTGAAACAGATTCAGCAACGTCTTTTTGACGAATATGTTCTTTTAAACAATTACCATGACTAAAATCAATCATTAAATGTTCTAATAAATTAAATTCACGTAAATGTTTTATTGCTAAATCAATGTCATCAGCATGATAATTAGGAGTTCGACCGCCTCTCATAATTATATGCCCATAAGGATTTCCACTAGTATGATTAATAGTCATTTGTCCATCTTTATTTGGAGCAAAAAACAAATGACGTGCTTTTGCTGCTCTAATCGCATCAATTGCAATACGTATATTTCCATCTGTTCCGTTTTTAAAACCTACTGGACAAGAAAGAGCTGAAGCCATTTCTCTATGAATTTGACTTTCAGTAGTTCTAGCTCCGATTGCACCCCAACTGATTAAGTCAGCAATAAATTGACCAATAACCATATCTAAAAATTCTGTTGCTGCAGGCATTCCTAATTCATTAATATCTAATAATAATTTACGTGCAACAGCTAGACCGTGGTTAACTCTAAAACTACCATTTAAATCTGGATCTGAAATTAATCCCTTCCAACCAACGACAGTTCTTGGTTTTTCAAAATATGTACGCATGATAATTTCAAGACGATCTTGATATTTTTTACGTAATTCACATAGTCGATGAGCGTATTCAACTGCAGCGATCGGATCATGTACTGAACATGGACCTATTACAACGAGCAAACGCAAATCTTCTCCAGTCATAATGCGAGCTATGTTTTGTCTTGTTATAATAACATTGTCCATGATGTCTGAAGTAATAGCATATTTTTTTGCTAATTCAGAAGGAGTTATCAATGGATCAATTCGTATTGTACGTAGTTCATCTGTTTTTTTCATTTTGTTCCCTAAATGAATTTTTTATCCTG is part of the Buchnera aphidicola (Rhopalosiphum maidis) genome and harbors:
- the rplT gene encoding 50S ribosomal protein L20, which produces MARVKRGVTAHARHKKVLKQAKGYYGARSRIYRVACQAVIKAGQYAYRDRRQRKRQFRQLWITRINAAVRQSQMSYSNFMHGLKKASINIDRKILSDIAMFDGFSFNILIKKAKEALL
- the infC gene encoding translation initiation factor IF-3, producing the protein MKGGKRIQLTRPNRINNEIRAIKVRLTGVEGDQIGIVNLREALEKAEELGLDLVEISPNAEPPVCRIMDYGKFLYEKSKSSKEQKKKQKVIQVKEVKFRPSTDEGDYQVKLRNLIRFLEDGDKVKITLRFRGREMAHQKIGINVLNRVKNDLIQLAIVESFPSKIEGRQMIMVLAPKKK
- a CDS encoding 3-deoxy-7-phosphoheptulonate synthase, which encodes MKKTDELRTIRIDPLITPSELAKKYAITSDIMDNVIITRQNIARIMTGEDLRLLVVIGPCSVHDPIAAVEYAHRLCELRKKYQDRLEIIMRTYFEKPRTVVGWKGLISDPDLNGSFRVNHGLAVARKLLLDINELGMPAATEFLDMVIGQFIADLISWGAIGARTTESQIHREMASALSCPVGFKNGTDGNIRIAIDAIRAAKARHLFFAPNKDGQMTINHTSGNPYGHIIMRGGRTPNYHADDIDLAIKHLREFNLLEHLMIDFSHGNCLKEHIRQKDVAESVSKQISQGSKTIFGVMIESFLEEGFQIVKENQPLIYGKSITDACLNWKDSVLIIKKLADAVDTRF